TCTCCACCTGAGAGCTAGATTAGAGGAGCCTCTATTAGTTCTAGGGAGTCCCCCGCATTTAATTTCAATTTCACTGTCAGCGGCGGGAGATCTATATAACTATCTTTCGCCCTTCTCCTCTCACTGgtagagatgagaaagaaaaaaaaatcccatcaCCCTAGCCCTTATATGGATCTgcgaaagaaaattatatagatCTGCCTCTATTCAGCGTTCCACCCACCCCCCCTCTCACATCTCAAGTTCCTCTCCCAAGGGTGatgaccaaaataaataaataaataatgtttaaTCCtcaactgatttttttttttttttttttataggaagtGTAAGTAATTTAGCAGATTATTGCGACGCATCTAGCGCGATATGTGACGGGTCTAGCATTCATGTGACGGATCTACCTGGTTATGTTACGGGTCTCATTTATGTGATGTGTTCATTCGGTTATCCGATGGAGTTATTTGTCAGATCTAGCATTCATGTCATATGCGCAATGGGTTATGTGATGGATCTACCTGGCAGTCGAAGTGATCTAACGCTCTATATGATGGGTCTTGTGAGCAATGTGATGGGTGAAGCTCAtactatatatgtatatatctataAACTATGATACATGATCTAGAATAGTAGATAAACATAtaatttagagaaaaaaatgacaataacatGTAAACTcccacaaattctctctctctctctctctctctctctctctctctctctctcatatgaacATATTATATACTCTTACGACAGATTACTTCCTGGATATCTTAATCTACGCTAAGAAAAATCTtatcacctgagagagagagagagagagagagagagagagagagagagagagagagaagggatagggAATAAGAGTATtacattgttttgtttactcAAATCTTTACGGGATAGCAATTTAAATTACATAAGTCTCGAGTAATACCTCTGAAAATTACTCTCCTGTGATTGTTCTGTGTGGGTGCGTCTTTGTGGGGATACAAGCTAGGAATGCTGATACGTTTGATGGGGAGAATGAGTAAATGCAGTACCGGGCTAACCCTCATCTCCTTATTTGGTCAAGACTGGAAGTGGGAAGGGAGCTGGGGGTAGGAAGTACCGGTTGGGGAGAGGCGTTGGGTGTAGGGGTCAGTGTGAGGGTGAGTGTGGGGTTTATCATCACTCTACCAGTCATCAGACGGGGAAGATAACAAgtgcagtgtgtatgtgtgtgtttggcgtGTAGGTGTAAAGCTGTCAAATATACGGTGGAGTGAGGCGCGGTTCCAAGGGTGAGTGGTAGGGCGAGGTGAGGGTGTCTGGGAGAGGCTTGTCAGTCTTTGGTCTTCACGCCCCACCAGTCAGCACACAGGGAGGAACAGGTGCAGTGTGGCGCTGGCTTCAACGTGGAGAACTGTCAAGTAGTCAATGGTGTAACACGGAACAGAGGTGTGTAAACTGAGGAAAGGGATTCAGAGGTGCCGATCAGATAGACTATGTGGTTTTACTCAGTTGAACTTGTCATAACCTGCAGAATAAAAGTTTGCCTGTATATATACTTCTTGACAGAGGTGTGCACAGACTTGACCCATCAAGTCTTAAGCTACTTTAATGAGAATTACATTGATAAGGATGTGGTAACCTTGCTATCCATCATTAGATGCACCCATGCCTGCCTGACGATCACTCTCGGGGAAGGGAACATTTTACAGCCTTGTTTAGCAACTTTTTACCCTTCATATTATACACTGAAAGAAATATGAGACCTAGCACAACCAGATTTATGTATATCTTATAATACTGTGTGTAAACTTTGTTGAATTATGATACATACTGCTAACTTCCAATCTGGAAGTGATTTATGTTTTTAAACTTAATTATAGCTGTGGTGATTTCTCTTTGCCAGGAAAATGCCACTTCATAAAGGTGTGGAAACCCTTAGTACTCTGTGTGTTCTGAGAATAGGACAGTTATTTATTGAAATTACTAAATGCTTGAATCGTTGCACTGCCAGTAAGAAAAAGGGAATTCTTGCAAGCCAGAAACTTGCAAATAAAAAGAATTTTCATcataaaagtgagaaaaaaagtgatgaaaaagatgtTCAGAACCAAAATGAAAccaaagaagtggaggaaaagaaggagactCTCAAACCAGAGTTGTCGGGGACCAATGGGCATGCAACACTTCAGGCAGAGCAGGTAGAAGAGGCACCGCTTACTCCACCactggaaaaagaagaggaaaggaaaaaaaagaaaaaagaaggtgaGGTGGAAATGTGTGTAGTTTATGAAATTTTATCATGACAATACCACTGATTTTGATGTTTTGAGAATGTTTGTCTGGGGACCAAACTCCTGATTAGGAGAACACAAGGACAGACCCTTAGACATCACAGTTGTCAGGTCCCAAGATTATTTTTAAGGCTTTGTATTGTTTACTGCATAACACAATGTATTTATAGCAAGCTTCCCAGAATGTAGGAATGTTCTTCATGATATTAGTTGTATGCATTACAGttacacttttctttctattcagaAATAATTTCAGTTTGCCATTATATATTAATCAATATGTGATTCATTATTTTGCAGAGTTGGAGCTGTTATGCCGAGACATTGGTCAAGCATTGACCTCTCACTCCCATGTCACGCTACATAGAACACTCTTCACCTCCATCAGCTCGTGCCTTGACCCAGTTTATGTGAAGGAGAAATGCAGCCGCCATGCCATTCAGAGTGCACTTGTACTTTTCCTGAATGCTAGTTTAAGAGAATTAGAttttggagaaagaaaaatgttttcaGAACATGAGATGTGCCAGGTAActttttactgctttttttGGAAAAATCACTTATATTATTGAAAAAGAATtttctgtataaaaaaaaattccttatatttaggaacttttttttcttaatgcaaTCATTGAATGAAGAGTTATCTCTCATTAGGGGTTATTACTTTCAGGTTTTGGCTGATCAGCTCCATAACGCAGTGAAGTTAGAAAGACTCATCATTGGTCGAGCATGTTATTGGAGATCACAAATTTTTGAAAATCTCAATGTAAAGTTAATGCAATTGCCTCATCTTATGGTCCTAAAAATCCAGTTTATCTGTACTCCAGAAATGATTAATGGGCTTTCCCAGAACTGCCCCAATTTATGTGAGTTATCTGTGAGAGGTTCTGAAAAACTGTCAGATGAGGCCTGTGATGAAATAGCCAAGTGTAAAGGACTCAACTGCCTTGATATATCAGGTACTAGAATTACTGGTAAAGGTTGCTGGAAGATTTTGGATTCTGTGAAAAATCTTTCATGGCTACATCATTGTGCTTTCAATTGTAATTCTGACTCTCTACTGTTTGAGTCTCGGACAGAATTGTTCAACTATGTAAAAGAACAGTTGAGTACAGCAGATGAGGGACAGTTGTTGCAAGTGCCTCATCCTGAGGTGACACTGCGGGATGTCAGCTTTAGTTTGAAGAATTTTTGGCTCTTCAATCCCATCACATATGACTTGATAACAACTTGCCTCTGCCCAGACCTGGAGCATCTGCGACTTGATTTCATTTTCCAGGACTTACTTGAGGAACCTGAAGTTTCAGTTCTTTCATCTCTTACAAAGGtaatctttatttctcttatcaattattgattatatttttacttcttgAGTATTTGCTTTATTGTAAGTATATGGTGTCCTTAGGGTCTCGGATATGACAGAATGATTGTAGGTGTgattgtgaatgtgtgtgtgtgtgtgtgtgtgtgtgtgtgtgtgtgtgtgtgtgtgtgtgtgtgtgtgtgtgtgtgtgtgtgtgtatttatctagttgtatttacttagttgtattgtacagggcacaagccaaagctcattttgtcatgtctccataaccatagttatccagtttctctttaaacatgtgtacactgtttgccgcaatcatctcttccttcaaataATTTCAGACTTCAATAGTtcaatatgggaagctgtacttcttgatgttgcttgaacatccagtcctctttatttttttcccatgccccctcatccgtctcactccctcctccatctgtgttaccaagtcatttctgtctattctttctacaTTGTTTACTAATATGTACATCGttattaggtctcctctttctcttctctcttgttgtgttggtgatcccatctcttcaagtctttcttcttatcttaaGTCTCTCAGTTCTGGTACCATTTtttgtcactatcctctgtattctttccagtttccgtatatctttttttctatgtggagcccaaactactgctgcgtATTCTAATTTAGGTCATAtacttgttataattttcttcataatttctttatctaaatagttaaatgtcACCCTAATGTTTGTGAACAAGCTATATGTACGAGCTGAATATtccatttatgtgcctttcaggtgataatgTGTCCtagatcattactcccaaatcttttcttcattacttatcattattatttctcccattttgtaattccacgAAGGTCtcttttaactttttccttttagcaacacatggcattttctggcattagattctagtttccatctttggttCCATGCAcatatcttgtcaatatccttttgtaactccttgcagtcattttcatcctctattattttgattatttttacattgtcagtgaaaaggtttatataactatttagatcctctgtcatatcatttacatatatttgaaacataataggtgccaacacagatccttgtggtaccccACTTATCACTTCgtgccaacttgaattagtgtctctgattactgttctcatttccctcccttgtaaataatcctccatccatctcagtgttgctccctgtgtgtgtgtgtgtgtgtgtgtgtgtgtaggggccTTATCTGTGACGTATGGATTGGAAGATGTAGTTAATCTTAcctgatgagtgagtgagtgagtcctCAAAAGAAAAGCATATACATATGTATTTGACAATTGTTTAATGGAGTTCTGattgatatttttcttctcttcatttctcatgttatctatcaatcagtcactcatttAGACAATCAATCTCTCAGCTGTGTCCCTCAAGGAGTCTCCTCCAAGGGGATGGCCATGACAGAAGAGCTTCCACCTCTCCCTGTCCAAATATTCTTGCCTGGCTTCTACTTACATCTCTTTCACACCTGTATTCCTTTACCCTATcctcccatcttcctttc
The Scylla paramamosain isolate STU-SP2022 chromosome 3, ASM3559412v1, whole genome shotgun sequence genome window above contains:
- the LOC135115947 gene encoding uncharacterized protein LOC135115947 isoform X2, yielding MGRMSKCSTGLTLISLFGQDWKWEGSWGKMPLHKGVETLSTLCVLRIGQLFIEITKCLNRCTASKKKGILASQKLANKKNFHHKSEKKSDEKDVQNQNETKEVEEKKETLKPELSGTNGHATLQAEQVEEAPLTPPLEKEEERKKKKKEELELLCRDIGQALTSHSHVTLHRTLFTSISSCLDPVYVKEKCSRHAIQSALVLFLNASLRELDFGERKMFSEHEMCQVLADQLHNAVKLERLIIGRACYWRSQIFENLNVKLMQLPHLMVLKIQFICTPEMINGLSQNCPNLCELSVRGSEKLSDEACDEIAKCKGLNCLDISGTRITGKGCWKILDSVKNLSWLHHCAFNCNSDSLLFESRTELFNYVKEQLSTADEGQLLQVPHPEVTLRDVSFSLKNFWLFNPITYDLITTCLCPDLEHLRLDFIFQDLLEEPEVSVLSSLTKLKKLEVNFYDQCFYNLGKAMLEACGEYLTCLSLHLADDWFVVAPIHNVVASCCPNLVTLLFSGDYKARHTLEECDEQLDFGIPGPAHPHLLHLRVTGVVSDQRLRFLLSHAPALQTIHLDGELEWLHDATLAAALQINPLPDLEEIWFNVSTTVTLATVRLLLQQDNPLKCIGRLCHMGEATMGEYQELLAQVHQHNLNIKLIWVTDERIRK
- the LOC135115947 gene encoding uncharacterized protein LOC135115947 isoform X1; translation: MGRMSKCSTGLTLISLFGQDWKWEGSWGKMPLHKGVETLSTLCVLRIGQLFIEITKCLNRCTASKKKGILASQKLANKKNFHHKSEKKSDEKDVQNQNETKEVEEKKETLKPELSGTNGHATLQAEQVEEAPLTPPLEKEEERKKKKKEELELLCRDIGQALTSHSHVTLHRTLFTSISSCLDPVYVKEKCSRHAIQSALVLFLNASLRELDFGERKMFSEHEMCQVLADQLHNAVKLERLIIGRACYWRSQIFENLNVKLMQLPHLMVLKIQFICTPEMINGLSQNCPNLCELSVRGSEKLSDEACDEIAKCKGLNCLDISGTRITGKGCWKILDSVKNLSWLHHCAFNCNSDSLLFESRTELFNYVKEQLSTADEGQLLQVPHPEVTLRDVSFSLKNFWLFNPITYDLITTCLCPDLEHLRLDFIFQDLLEEPEVSVLSSLTKLKKLEVNFYDQCFYNLGKAMLEACGEYLTCLSLHLADDWFVVAPIHNVVASCCPNLVTLLFSGDYKVEGERPDMARHTLEECDEQLDFGIPGPAHPHLLHLRVTGVVSDQRLRFLLSHAPALQTIHLDGELEWLHDATLAAALQINPLPDLEEIWFNVSTTVTLATVRLLLQQDNPLKCIGRLCHMGEATMGEYQELLAQVHQHNLNIKLIWVTDERIRK
- the LOC135115947 gene encoding uncharacterized protein LOC135115947 isoform X3; the encoded protein is MPLHKGVETLSTLCVLRIGQLFIEITKCLNRCTASKKKGILASQKLANKKNFHHKSEKKSDEKDVQNQNETKEVEEKKETLKPELSGTNGHATLQAEQVEEAPLTPPLEKEEERKKKKKEELELLCRDIGQALTSHSHVTLHRTLFTSISSCLDPVYVKEKCSRHAIQSALVLFLNASLRELDFGERKMFSEHEMCQVLADQLHNAVKLERLIIGRACYWRSQIFENLNVKLMQLPHLMVLKIQFICTPEMINGLSQNCPNLCELSVRGSEKLSDEACDEIAKCKGLNCLDISGTRITGKGCWKILDSVKNLSWLHHCAFNCNSDSLLFESRTELFNYVKEQLSTADEGQLLQVPHPEVTLRDVSFSLKNFWLFNPITYDLITTCLCPDLEHLRLDFIFQDLLEEPEVSVLSSLTKLKKLEVNFYDQCFYNLGKAMLEACGEYLTCLSLHLADDWFVVAPIHNVVASCCPNLVTLLFSGDYKVEGERPDMARHTLEECDEQLDFGIPGPAHPHLLHLRVTGVVSDQRLRFLLSHAPALQTIHLDGELEWLHDATLAAALQINPLPDLEEIWFNVSTTVTLATVRLLLQQDNPLKCIGRLCHMGEATMGEYQELLAQVHQHNLNIKLIWVTDERIRK